In Collimonas arenae, a single genomic region encodes these proteins:
- the amaB gene encoding L-piperidine-6-carboxylate dehydrogenase — MTQISTIFAELGFDFSAHAGNDLHSRSPRDGAAIASLRAHTVQETESAIKNAHQAYEKWRVVPAPVRGELVRILGEVLREYREPLGKLVTLESGKILSEGIGEVQEMIDICDFAVGLSRQLYGLTIASERPGHRMMETWHPLGVCGVITAFNFPVAVWAWNAALALVCGNAVIWKPSEKTPVVALAVHALYEKAVARFSQSRPDLLPANLCQVVLGRAEIGATLSASPLVPLVSATGSVRMGRKVATTVAERLGRSLLELGGNNGMIVTPTADLSLALRAITFSAVGTAGQRCTSLRRLFVHSSIYADVVSRIERIYASVKVGDPLEAETLVGPLVDQQSFDGMQAALMQAKTEGGVVTGGERVQVGDNNNAFYVRPALVRMPQQSDIVHHETFAPILYVLSYDNFEDAVRLNNAVPQGLSSAIFTNDVREAEAFMSASGSDCGLANVNIGTSGAEIGGAFGGEKETGGGRESGSDSWKTYMRRATNTINYSRTLPLAQGVKFDID, encoded by the coding sequence ATGACGCAAATCTCCACCATCTTCGCTGAACTCGGTTTCGACTTCTCCGCCCACGCCGGCAACGACCTGCATTCGCGCTCGCCGCGCGACGGCGCAGCGATTGCTTCGCTGCGTGCACATACCGTGCAGGAAACTGAAAGCGCCATCAAGAACGCTCATCAGGCTTACGAAAAATGGCGTGTGGTGCCGGCGCCGGTGCGCGGCGAACTGGTGCGCATCCTGGGCGAAGTATTGCGCGAATATCGCGAACCGCTGGGCAAGCTGGTAACGCTGGAATCCGGCAAGATCCTGTCCGAAGGCATTGGCGAAGTGCAGGAAATGATCGACATCTGCGATTTCGCGGTCGGCCTGTCGCGCCAGCTGTACGGCCTGACCATCGCTTCCGAACGTCCGGGACATCGCATGATGGAAACCTGGCATCCGCTGGGCGTCTGCGGCGTCATTACCGCATTCAATTTCCCGGTTGCGGTGTGGGCCTGGAACGCCGCGCTGGCGCTGGTCTGCGGCAATGCCGTGATCTGGAAACCGTCGGAAAAAACCCCTGTCGTCGCGCTCGCCGTGCATGCCTTGTATGAGAAGGCCGTAGCACGCTTCTCGCAATCGCGTCCAGATCTGCTGCCCGCCAACCTGTGCCAGGTCGTGCTGGGCCGTGCCGAAATCGGCGCCACCTTGTCCGCTTCGCCACTGGTGCCGCTGGTCAGCGCTACCGGCAGCGTGCGCATGGGCCGCAAGGTCGCCACTACGGTGGCGGAACGTCTGGGCCGCAGTTTGCTGGAACTGGGTGGCAACAACGGCATGATCGTCACGCCGACCGCCGACCTGAGCCTGGCTCTGCGCGCCATTACCTTCTCCGCGGTCGGCACTGCCGGCCAGCGCTGCACCAGCTTGCGCCGTCTATTCGTCCACAGCAGCATCTATGCAGATGTGGTCAGCCGTATCGAACGCATCTACGCCAGCGTCAAGGTCGGCGATCCGCTGGAAGCTGAAACCCTGGTCGGTCCGCTGGTCGATCAGCAATCGTTCGACGGCATGCAGGCGGCACTGATGCAAGCCAAAACCGAAGGCGGCGTGGTTACCGGCGGCGAACGGGTGCAGGTCGGCGACAACAACAATGCTTTCTATGTCCGGCCGGCGCTGGTGCGTATGCCGCAGCAGAGCGATATCGTGCATCACGAGACTTTTGCGCCGATTTTGTATGTGCTGAGCTATGACAATTTCGAGGATGCAGTACGCCTCAACAACGCTGTGCCGCAAGGTTTGTCTTCCGCCATTTTCACTAACGATGTGCGCGAAGCGGAAGCATTCATGTCGGCCAGCGGCAGCGACTGCGGCCTGGCCAATGTCAACATCGGCACCAGCGGCGCTGAAATCGGCGGCGCTTTCGGTGGCGAGAAGGAAACCGGCGGCGGACGGGAATCAGGTTCCGATTCCTGGAAAACCTATATGCGCCGTGCGACCAACACCATCAACTACAGCCGCACCTTGCCGTTGGCGCAGGGTGTGAAGTTTGATATCGATTAA
- a CDS encoding SDR family NAD(P)-dependent oxidoreductase: MKNLHGKTAVITGAAEGIGKGIAARAAVEGMKLVLADINAAKLAATVAEFEQQGVEVIGVVTDVAKEDQVNALAEQAFAKFGKVHLLVNNAGVAVAKPAWETTQKDWDWVMGVNFYGVTNALRAFVPAMLKHGEEGHIVNTASMAGLTSQPSLASYNASKHAVVTVSEGLHHDLALRQSHIKVSVLCPGWVKTAIGHSERNREGSKSEPAAFDPVVAKVSMAVLQAVENGIPVTQVVTDVFDAILSERFYILTHPEMKQAIQVRMEDILQQRAPTLLKI; the protein is encoded by the coding sequence ATGAAGAATTTGCATGGCAAGACCGCGGTCATTACCGGCGCCGCGGAAGGCATCGGCAAAGGGATTGCGGCACGCGCCGCCGTCGAAGGAATGAAATTGGTGCTGGCGGACATCAATGCCGCCAAGCTCGCTGCTACCGTAGCCGAGTTCGAGCAACAAGGCGTCGAGGTTATCGGCGTGGTTACCGATGTCGCAAAGGAAGATCAGGTCAATGCACTGGCTGAGCAGGCTTTCGCCAAATTCGGCAAGGTGCATCTGCTGGTGAACAACGCCGGCGTAGCAGTCGCCAAGCCAGCCTGGGAAACCACGCAGAAGGATTGGGACTGGGTCATGGGGGTGAATTTTTATGGCGTTACAAATGCCTTGCGCGCCTTTGTGCCGGCCATGCTCAAGCACGGCGAGGAAGGCCATATCGTCAATACCGCCTCCATGGCGGGTCTGACCTCGCAACCCAGCCTGGCTAGCTACAACGCCAGCAAGCACGCAGTGGTGACGGTATCCGAGGGGCTGCATCACGACCTCGCTTTGCGGCAATCGCACATCAAGGTTTCGGTACTCTGTCCGGGTTGGGTCAAGACCGCCATCGGCCATTCCGAACGCAATCGCGAAGGTAGTAAATCAGAGCCGGCTGCATTCGATCCGGTGGTAGCCAAGGTCAGTATGGCGGTATTGCAAGCGGTAGAGAACGGCATCCCGGTGACGCAGGTCGTAACCGATGTGTTTGACGCAATCCTGTCGGAGCGTTTCTATATCCTGACGCATCCGGAAATGAAGCAGGCGATCCAGGTGCGGATGGAAGATATCTTGCAGCAGCGCGCACCGACTTTGTTGAAGATATAA
- a CDS encoding SDR family oxidoreductase, whose protein sequence is MTSTSMFDLHGKIALVTGASRGIGASIAKTLAQHGAHVIVSSRKAEGCDKVVAEIQAAGGTAETMACHIGEMAQIETLFQAIAGKHGRLDILVNNAAANPHFGPIVETDVAAFQKTVDVNIRGYFFMSSYGAKLMAKGGGGAIVNVASVNGVTPGVFQGIYSITKAAVISMTKAFAKECAASGVRVNALLPGFTETKFASALMDNPAILKKALEHIPMNRVAQPDEMAGAVLYLVSPAASYTTGVCMNVDGGYLLN, encoded by the coding sequence ATGACCAGCACATCGATGTTTGATCTACATGGAAAAATCGCACTGGTGACCGGCGCCAGTCGCGGCATCGGCGCATCCATCGCGAAGACCTTAGCGCAGCACGGCGCCCATGTGATCGTTTCCAGCCGCAAGGCTGAAGGTTGCGACAAGGTCGTGGCGGAAATCCAGGCCGCCGGCGGTACGGCCGAAACCATGGCTTGCCACATTGGCGAAATGGCGCAGATCGAAACCCTGTTCCAGGCCATCGCCGGCAAGCACGGCCGGCTGGATATCCTGGTCAACAATGCTGCCGCCAATCCGCACTTCGGGCCGATTGTCGAGACGGATGTGGCGGCGTTCCAGAAGACCGTCGATGTCAACATCCGCGGCTATTTTTTCATGTCCTCGTACGGCGCCAAGCTGATGGCAAAGGGTGGCGGCGGTGCGATCGTCAATGTCGCTTCAGTCAACGGCGTGACGCCCGGCGTGTTCCAGGGTATCTACTCGATTACCAAGGCTGCGGTGATTTCGATGACCAAAGCCTTCGCCAAGGAATGCGCGGCCAGCGGCGTACGCGTCAATGCCTTGCTGCCGGGTTTCACCGAAACCAAATTCGCCTCAGCCTTGATGGACAATCCTGCAATCCTGAAAAAAGCGCTGGAACATATTCCGATGAATCGTGTCGCCCAGCCGGATGAGATGGCGGGTGCGGTGCTGTACCTGGTATCACCCGCAGCTAGTTACACCACAGGAGTTTGCATGAATGTCGATGGCGGCTATCTGCTGAACTGA
- a CDS encoding histidine phosphatase family protein, whose translation MGAIYLVRHGQASFGAADYDQLSELGVRQSRLLGQWLAQTGQDMPLLVTGSHRRHLQSSAACLEALPLATTQQEREVLQDPGFDEFDHQQVLLRLMPQFSDRAVLSAYLAQQEHPVRAFQQIFAKAVARWVGGEHDADYSEPWPQFKARCNAAMARLLEHVGKGQSAWVFTSGGPVSVICQQLLAIPDRQIFDLNWALVNTGVTKLLCRPGHLSLSYLNSFAHLESACDPTLVSYR comes from the coding sequence ATGGGCGCCATCTATCTGGTGCGACATGGCCAGGCCAGTTTCGGCGCCGCCGATTACGACCAGTTGTCCGAGCTGGGAGTGCGGCAGTCGAGATTGCTGGGACAGTGGCTGGCGCAGACCGGCCAGGATATGCCGCTGCTGGTCACGGGTAGCCATCGTCGTCATTTACAGAGTAGTGCAGCCTGTCTTGAGGCGCTGCCGCTGGCGACAACGCAGCAAGAGCGAGAAGTTCTGCAAGATCCTGGCTTCGACGAATTCGATCATCAGCAAGTGCTACTGCGCCTGATGCCGCAGTTTTCTGACCGCGCCGTGTTATCGGCTTACCTGGCGCAGCAAGAGCATCCGGTACGCGCGTTCCAACAAATATTTGCAAAGGCAGTAGCGCGCTGGGTCGGCGGTGAACATGATGCCGACTATAGTGAACCGTGGCCGCAGTTCAAGGCGCGTTGCAACGCAGCCATGGCGCGCCTGTTGGAGCATGTCGGCAAGGGACAGTCAGCCTGGGTGTTTACTTCCGGCGGCCCGGTCAGCGTGATATGCCAGCAATTGCTGGCGATTCCGGACCGGCAGATTTTCGATTTGAACTGGGCTTTGGTTAACACCGGCGTCACCAAATTGCTGTGCCGCCCCGGCCATCTCAGCTTGAGTTATTTGAATAGTTTTGCGCATCTTGAAAGCGCATGCGATCCAACCTTAGTGAGTTACAGATAG
- a CDS encoding phosphotransferase family protein gives MSLIDQAGAVRSGEELDLAKIDVFLKGVDATLEGMPAATQFPGGASNLTYLLSYANRELILRRPPFGAKAKSAHDMLREAGIMTELKPVYPYVPAVIATCQDRAVMDSDFYVMERLRGIILRDKLPAGLTLSENDTRQLCLNVIDKMIALHQVDYQAAGLAHLGKGDGYVQRQIAGWSERYRKARTDDAVDFEDVMRWLEDKMPADVATCLIHNDFRFDNVVLDPDNPLKVIGVLDWEMATLGDPLMDLGNTLAYWVQADDEPQFKQMRRQPTNLPGMLTRKEVIAYYGEKTGYRTDHFDFYEIYGLFRLAVIVQQIYYRFHHGQTKNPQFAFFVHVTNYLEQRCKNLMAQSHI, from the coding sequence ATGAGCTTGATTGACCAGGCCGGCGCAGTGCGCAGCGGTGAAGAGTTGGACCTTGCCAAGATAGACGTTTTTCTGAAGGGCGTTGACGCTACCCTGGAAGGCATGCCGGCCGCGACCCAGTTCCCGGGCGGCGCTTCCAATCTGACCTATTTGCTTAGCTACGCCAATCGCGAGCTGATCCTGCGCCGGCCGCCGTTTGGCGCCAAGGCCAAATCGGCCCATGACATGCTGCGCGAAGCCGGCATCATGACCGAGCTGAAGCCGGTCTATCCCTATGTGCCGGCGGTCATCGCAACCTGCCAGGACCGCGCCGTGATGGACAGCGATTTCTATGTCATGGAACGGCTGCGCGGCATCATCCTGCGGGACAAATTACCTGCAGGCTTGACGCTGAGCGAGAACGACACCCGCCAGCTATGCCTGAATGTCATCGACAAGATGATTGCGCTGCATCAGGTTGACTACCAGGCTGCCGGCCTCGCGCATCTGGGCAAGGGCGACGGCTATGTGCAGCGGCAGATTGCCGGTTGGAGCGAGCGCTATCGCAAGGCGCGCACCGACGACGCCGTCGATTTCGAAGATGTGATGCGCTGGCTGGAGGACAAGATGCCGGCCGATGTCGCCACTTGCCTGATCCATAACGATTTCCGCTTCGATAACGTGGTGCTCGATCCCGACAATCCGCTAAAAGTCATTGGCGTGCTGGATTGGGAAATGGCGACGCTGGGCGATCCGCTGATGGACCTCGGCAATACGCTGGCCTATTGGGTGCAAGCCGACGACGAGCCGCAATTCAAGCAGATGCGTCGCCAGCCGACGAACCTTCCGGGCATGCTGACGCGCAAGGAAGTGATCGCCTATTACGGTGAAAAGACGGGCTACCGTACCGACCATTTCGATTTCTACGAAATCTACGGTCTGTTCCGGCTGGCAGTGATCGTGCAGCAAATTTATTACCGTTTCCATCATGGGCAGACCAAAAATCCGCAATTCGCCTTCTTCGTTCATGTCACTAATTATCTTGAGCAGCGCTGCAAGAATCTGATGGCGCAATCGCACATATGA
- a CDS encoding acyl-CoA dehydrogenase family protein, translating into MNFAYSVRARHYIEQLNSFMNEHVLPAEAEYFSQLKRGPLPWNVPPVMQALKAKAKEAGLWNLFLPDEEFGAGLSNTDYAPLAEIMGRSFIAPEVFNCNAPDTGNMEVLAKYGSPAQQEQWLKPLLAGEYRSAFCMTEPEVASSDATNMRATAIVEGDQVLLNGRKWWSTGIGHPNCKFVIFMGLTYPDGPKHARHSMVIVPMATPGVKIERMLPVFGALDEPYGHGEVSFTNVRVPLANIIAGPGRGFEIAQGRLGPGRIHHCMRALGAAEVALEMLCKRALTRTAFGKPLADLGGNADIIANARMAIEQSRLLTLKAAWMMDTVGAKAAMSEISQIKVVAPNVAQLVIDQAIQIHGGAGVCDDLPLTALFAYARVLRLADGPDEVHRALIAKLELKAQAAKAAGQGKREGEPA; encoded by the coding sequence ATGAATTTTGCCTACTCAGTGCGGGCCCGCCACTATATCGAGCAGCTCAATAGCTTCATGAACGAGCACGTCTTGCCTGCTGAAGCCGAATATTTTAGCCAGCTCAAGCGCGGGCCGCTGCCATGGAATGTGCCGCCGGTCATGCAGGCCCTGAAAGCCAAGGCAAAGGAGGCAGGTTTGTGGAACCTGTTCTTGCCGGATGAAGAGTTCGGCGCCGGACTCAGCAATACCGATTACGCACCGCTGGCGGAAATCATGGGCCGCTCCTTCATCGCGCCCGAAGTCTTCAACTGCAATGCGCCTGATACCGGCAATATGGAAGTGCTGGCCAAGTACGGCTCGCCGGCGCAGCAAGAGCAATGGCTGAAACCGCTGCTGGCAGGCGAATACCGATCCGCGTTTTGCATGACCGAACCGGAAGTCGCTTCCAGCGACGCCACCAATATGCGCGCCACGGCGATCGTTGAAGGCGATCAAGTGCTACTCAACGGCCGCAAATGGTGGAGCACCGGCATCGGTCATCCGAATTGCAAGTTCGTGATCTTCATGGGGCTGACATATCCGGACGGTCCCAAGCATGCACGGCATTCGATGGTGATCGTGCCGATGGCAACCCCTGGCGTCAAGATCGAGCGCATGCTGCCGGTGTTCGGTGCGCTGGACGAGCCTTACGGTCACGGTGAAGTGAGTTTCACGAATGTGCGTGTGCCGCTAGCGAACATCATCGCCGGGCCTGGACGTGGTTTTGAAATTGCCCAGGGCCGTCTCGGACCGGGCCGCATTCATCATTGCATGCGTGCGCTTGGCGCGGCGGAAGTGGCTTTGGAAATGCTGTGCAAGCGGGCGTTGACGCGCACTGCATTTGGCAAGCCGCTGGCCGATCTCGGCGGCAATGCGGACATCATCGCCAATGCCCGCATGGCGATCGAGCAATCGCGTTTGCTGACCTTGAAGGCGGCCTGGATGATGGATACCGTTGGCGCCAAGGCGGCGATGAGTGAAATTTCGCAAATCAAGGTGGTGGCGCCAAACGTGGCGCAACTGGTGATCGACCAGGCGATCCAGATACACGGCGGCGCCGGCGTCTGCGACGATTTGCCGTTGACTGCGTTGTTTGCTTACGCTCGCGTGCTGCGGCTGGCGGACGGCCCGGATGAAGTGCATCGCGCCCTGATCGCCAAGCTGGAGCTGAAAGCGCAAGCTGCGAAAGCGGCGGGGCAGGGAAAGAGAGAGGGAGAACCGGCATGA
- a CDS encoding LysR family transcriptional regulator: MHISRIDLNLFVVLDTIYTEGNITRAAKALSLTQPAVSHALARLRDLLGDPLFIRQGSNMLPTPMTRSLIGPVRQALQTLEVSVKHGNQFDPVTTRRSFNLGLPGVLEARLLPPLMQLLQTQAPLVEINSVRVERRQLESELAAGTLDIAVDVLLQRPGEIRSTPLSRDALVVVARQDHPALLDKPGLDLETYLAQSHILVSSRRTGPGVEDVELARIGRQRHIGLRCQHYYAACQVVSASDLLTTMPAHYAQIANVNLANRIYPLPLATPPLDVYLYWHENTELDPANRWLRGVLSQLFPAQEMGS, from the coding sequence ATGCATATTAGCCGCATCGACCTTAACCTGTTCGTGGTGCTCGACACTATTTACACCGAAGGCAATATCACCCGCGCGGCCAAGGCGCTGAGCCTGACCCAGCCAGCGGTCAGCCACGCGCTGGCGCGCTTGCGCGACTTGCTGGGCGATCCCTTGTTTATCCGGCAAGGCAGCAACATGCTGCCGACGCCAATGACGCGCTCACTGATCGGTCCGGTACGGCAGGCGCTGCAAACGCTGGAAGTCAGCGTCAAGCACGGCAACCAGTTTGATCCGGTGACGACGCGGCGCAGTTTCAACCTGGGCTTGCCGGGCGTGCTGGAGGCCCGCCTGCTGCCGCCGCTGATGCAATTGCTGCAAACGCAGGCGCCGCTGGTGGAGATCAATTCGGTGCGGGTGGAAAGACGCCAGCTGGAGTCCGAACTGGCGGCCGGTACGCTGGACATCGCAGTCGATGTCTTGCTACAGCGACCGGGGGAAATACGCAGCACGCCGCTGTCGCGCGACGCGCTGGTAGTGGTGGCGCGCCAGGATCATCCGGCGCTGCTAGACAAACCGGGGCTGGATCTGGAAACTTATCTGGCGCAAAGCCATATCCTGGTGTCGTCGCGCCGCACCGGGCCCGGCGTCGAAGATGTCGAGCTGGCGCGCATCGGCCGTCAGCGCCATATCGGCCTGCGCTGCCAGCATTACTATGCAGCCTGCCAGGTGGTCAGCGCCTCAGATCTGCTCACCACCATGCCGGCGCACTACGCTCAAATCGCCAATGTTAATCTGGCGAACCGAATTTACCCGTTGCCGCTGGCGACGCCGCCTCTGGATGTCTATCTCTACTGGCATGAGAACACGGAGCTGGACCCAGCCAATCGCTGGCTGCGCGGCGTGCTGAGCCAGCTATTCCCCGCGCAGGAGATGGGGTCTTAG
- the trpS gene encoding tryptophan--tRNA ligase: protein MSLPATESPKSAESAVILTGDRPTGPLHLGHFVGSLRNRIDYQHTYKQFIMLADAQALTDNMDDTNKVHRNVVEVALDYLAVGIDPAKSTILIQSQIPELAELTFYYLNLVTVARLERNPTVKEEIRLRGFERDIPAGFLTYPASQAADITAFKAALVPVGEDQIPMIEQTNEIVRRFNRTAGRDVLVEAKALVPEIGRLPGIDGKAKMSKSLGNTINLGATADEIRAAVKQVYTDPLHLRVQDPGHLEGNVAFLYLDAFDQDKAGLAEMKAHYVRGGLGDSLVKARLEACLQDLLAPIRARREELAKDKSHVMQILKEGTAKAREVAAQTADEVKAALGLSYF, encoded by the coding sequence ATGAGTTTGCCAGCCACCGAGTCACCTAAATCAGCGGAATCCGCCGTCATCCTGACCGGCGATCGCCCTACAGGCCCCTTGCATCTGGGCCATTTCGTTGGCAGCTTGCGCAATCGCATCGACTATCAGCACACATACAAGCAGTTCATCATGCTGGCCGACGCCCAGGCGCTGACCGACAATATGGACGATACCAACAAGGTGCATCGGAATGTAGTTGAAGTGGCGCTGGATTACCTGGCGGTCGGCATCGACCCCGCCAAGTCGACCATCCTGATCCAGTCGCAGATTCCTGAGCTGGCGGAATTGACCTTTTATTACCTGAACCTGGTCACCGTTGCGCGCCTGGAGCGCAATCCTACCGTCAAGGAAGAAATCCGCCTGCGCGGCTTTGAACGCGATATTCCAGCTGGATTCCTCACCTATCCGGCCAGCCAGGCTGCCGACATCACTGCCTTCAAGGCGGCCTTGGTGCCGGTCGGCGAAGACCAGATTCCGATGATCGAGCAAACCAATGAAATCGTCCGGCGCTTCAATCGTACTGCCGGCCGCGATGTGCTGGTCGAGGCGAAAGCGCTGGTACCGGAAATCGGCCGCCTGCCGGGTATCGATGGCAAGGCCAAGATGAGTAAATCGCTGGGTAACACCATCAACCTCGGCGCCACGGCCGACGAAATCCGCGCCGCAGTCAAGCAGGTTTATACCGATCCGCTGCATCTGCGGGTGCAGGACCCAGGCCATCTGGAAGGCAATGTCGCCTTTCTGTATCTGGATGCATTTGACCAGGATAAAGCCGGTCTGGCAGAGATGAAGGCGCACTATGTACGCGGCGGCCTGGGCGACAGCCTGGTCAAGGCGCGTCTGGAAGCATGCCTGCAGGATTTACTGGCGCCGATCCGCGCCCGCCGCGAAGAACTGGCCAAGGACAAAAGCCATGTCATGCAAATCCTGAAAGAGGGCACCGCCAAGGCGCGCGAAGTGGCGGCGCAAACTGCGGATGAGGTCAAGGCCGCGCTCGGCCTGTCTTATTTCTAA
- a CDS encoding Tim44 domain-containing protein, with protein MKKLFVALIVVAMTFSAGISTVEAKRMGGGGSFGKKSQSMNRQATPPQAAKPAAAAAAPAAAGAAGAAAAAKPSMWKGMLGGALLGLGLGALLSSMGLGGAMAGMISNMIMIALFAFAAMFIYKLVRRKMANGSAANNGMRPAFATAAPSSFTPEIASRIEQPMQRTAFDAAPATAAVGAAATGAAWGVPVDFDTAGFLRHAKTYFLRLQAAWDKADSNDISEFTTPEMFAELRMQLQERGASENHTDVVTLDAQLLGIDTVDNDYLASVRFTGMIKEDENMAAAPFSEIWNLSKPTEGQGGWILAGIEQEEKTS; from the coding sequence ATGAAAAAATTATTCGTCGCGCTGATCGTCGTTGCCATGACGTTCTCAGCCGGTATCTCAACCGTGGAAGCCAAACGCATGGGCGGTGGCGGTTCCTTCGGCAAGAAATCACAAAGCATGAATCGCCAGGCAACGCCGCCGCAAGCCGCCAAGCCGGCTGCCGCAGCCGCGGCTCCAGCAGCAGCGGGCGCCGCCGGCGCTGCCGCAGCAGCCAAACCGAGCATGTGGAAAGGCATGCTCGGCGGCGCGTTGCTGGGCCTCGGCCTGGGGGCGTTGTTGTCCAGCATGGGTCTGGGCGGCGCCATGGCAGGCATGATCAGTAACATGATCATGATTGCGCTATTCGCGTTTGCCGCCATGTTTATCTACAAGCTGGTGCGCCGCAAAATGGCCAATGGCAGTGCGGCCAACAATGGCATGCGTCCTGCATTCGCCACTGCCGCGCCTTCCAGCTTTACGCCAGAAATCGCTTCGCGCATCGAGCAGCCGATGCAGCGCACGGCATTTGACGCAGCGCCTGCGACGGCTGCTGTCGGTGCTGCTGCAACTGGAGCCGCCTGGGGTGTGCCTGTCGATTTCGACACGGCTGGCTTCCTGCGTCATGCGAAGACTTACTTCCTGCGTCTGCAAGCAGCATGGGACAAGGCCGACAGCAACGACATCAGCGAATTCACGACGCCGGAAATGTTTGCCGAACTGCGCATGCAATTGCAAGAGCGTGGCGCATCGGAAAACCATACCGATGTCGTGACGCTGGATGCGCAATTGCTGGGTATCGATACCGTCGACAACGACTACCTGGCCAGCGTCAGGTTTACAGGCATGATCAAGGAAGACGAAAACATGGCAGCAGCACCGTTTTCCGAAATCTGGAATCTGTCGAAGCCAACCGAAGGACAGGGCGGCTGGATACTGGCAGGTATTGAGCAGGAAGAGAAAACCAGCTAA
- a CDS encoding response regulator transcription factor, with protein MRILLAEDDSVLADGLTRSLRQSGYATDCVMNGMEADSALSTQDFDLLILDLGLPKMSGLEVLRRLRARNSHLPVLILTAADSLEQRVKGLDLGADDYMAKPFELSELEARVRALTRRGAGGGPTVIKHGPLSYDQVGRIAYINEQMLDLSARELGLLEVLLQRTGRLVSKEQLVDHLCEWGEEVSNNAIEVYVHRLRKKIEIGGVRIATVRGLGYCLEKISEPPASPLNPASNVVAFSPLDSSRRR; from the coding sequence ATGCGCATTTTGCTTGCCGAAGACGACAGTGTATTAGCCGATGGATTGACGCGCTCGCTGCGGCAGTCGGGCTATGCCACCGATTGCGTAATGAACGGAATGGAAGCGGACTCCGCTTTGTCGACCCAGGATTTCGATCTGCTGATCCTGGACCTCGGCTTACCGAAAATGAGTGGACTGGAAGTGCTGCGCCGCCTCCGCGCCAGAAATTCGCATCTGCCGGTACTGATCCTGACCGCCGCCGATTCGCTTGAGCAGCGCGTCAAAGGGCTGGATCTTGGCGCCGATGACTACATGGCCAAACCGTTTGAACTGTCTGAACTGGAAGCCCGCGTACGTGCGCTGACCCGCCGTGGCGCCGGCGGCGGACCGACCGTCATCAAGCACGGACCGCTGAGCTACGACCAGGTCGGACGGATTGCCTATATCAATGAGCAGATGCTGGATCTGTCGGCTCGCGAGCTGGGCTTGCTGGAGGTATTGCTGCAACGTACCGGCCGCCTGGTATCCAAGGAACAGCTGGTCGATCACTTGTGCGAATGGGGCGAAGAGGTCAGCAACAACGCCATCGAGGTATATGTTCATCGTTTGCGTAAGAAAATCGAAATCGGCGGCGTGCGGATCGCCACGGTGCGCGGCCTCGGCTACTGCCTGGAAAAGATCAGTGAGCCGCCGGCCAGCCCGCTCAACCCGGCAAGCAATGTCGTAGCATTTTCCCCACTCGACTCGTCCCGCCGCCGCTAA